The proteins below come from a single Streptomyces tubercidicus genomic window:
- a CDS encoding IucA/IucC family protein produces the protein MNERPDGGQPAERIPAHQGAGTIESVPRQQRRAADGTCHQQPHDFPERPVLQGTTGPHDRARAGDHDPLDHPDPAVAADAAGIEHLLRCWLRESGTHHPADGRLRLPLRAAASALIVPVRYWSPTGWHRLGAPTLEGAPAGAAPLDAVTLAALLRREAAHGDRRASDGGEHRVADAGERPVADGGERPEPDGTPQQAPDGDGAELVGRVANSVRNVATFLTDRRARPADDHGALFLEAEQSLLLGHPLHPTPKSREGLSEAETRAYSPELRGAFPLHWIAVHRSVLAADSAWTERGKPVPAEQLTRRFAGSGCQLPDDTVPLPLHPWQARELAGRPDLTALREDGLLHDLGAHGPLWHPTSSVRTVYRPDANAMLKLSLGLRITNSRRENLRKELARGVEVHRLLRTGLAKQWQTVHPGFDIVRDPAYLAVDGPDGAPVQGLDVVIRHNPFSTTDDAVCIAGLTSPRPWPGRSGVRSRLEELVGTLGARTGRPLGAVATEWFLRYLEAVVRPVLWLDGTAGVVLEAHQQNTVVLLDPDGWPVGGRYRDNQGYYFRTSRRAELERRLPGIGAASDSFVADDVTDERFAYYLGINNVLGLIGAFGSQRLVREEILLAAFRRFLADAAAAPRAHRSPLPEQLLAARTLRCKANLATRLHGLDELVGPVETQSVYVTLPNPLAP, from the coding sequence ATGAACGAACGCCCCGACGGCGGTCAGCCCGCCGAGCGCATCCCCGCCCACCAGGGCGCGGGCACCATCGAGTCGGTGCCCCGCCAGCAGCGGCGGGCCGCGGACGGGACCTGCCACCAGCAGCCCCACGACTTCCCCGAGCGGCCCGTCCTCCAGGGCACCACCGGCCCGCACGACCGCGCCCGCGCCGGTGACCACGACCCGCTCGACCACCCGGATCCGGCGGTCGCCGCCGACGCCGCGGGCATCGAGCATCTGCTGCGCTGCTGGCTCCGGGAGAGCGGCACCCACCACCCCGCCGACGGCCGGCTGCGCCTCCCGCTGCGGGCCGCCGCGAGCGCCCTGATCGTCCCCGTCCGCTACTGGTCGCCCACGGGCTGGCACCGCCTGGGCGCCCCTACCCTCGAAGGCGCCCCGGCCGGTGCCGCCCCGCTGGACGCCGTCACCCTCGCCGCGCTGCTGCGCCGGGAGGCCGCGCACGGCGACCGGCGGGCGTCCGACGGCGGCGAGCACCGCGTGGCGGACGCCGGGGAGCGGCCCGTGGCGGACGGCGGGGAGCGGCCGGAGCCGGACGGCACGCCGCAGCAGGCGCCGGACGGCGACGGCGCCGAACTCGTCGGCCGGGTCGCCAACTCCGTCCGCAATGTCGCCACCTTCCTCACCGACCGGCGCGCCCGGCCCGCCGACGACCACGGCGCCCTCTTCCTCGAAGCCGAACAGTCCCTCCTCCTGGGCCACCCGCTGCACCCCACACCCAAGAGCCGCGAAGGTCTCTCCGAGGCGGAGACCCGCGCCTATTCGCCCGAACTGCGCGGCGCCTTCCCGCTGCACTGGATCGCCGTGCACCGCTCCGTCCTGGCCGCCGACTCCGCCTGGACCGAACGCGGCAAGCCCGTACCGGCCGAGCAGCTCACCCGGCGCTTCGCGGGCAGCGGCTGCCAACTCCCCGACGACACCGTGCCGTTGCCGCTGCACCCCTGGCAGGCCAGGGAACTCGCCGGCCGCCCCGACCTCACCGCGCTCCGCGAGGACGGGCTGCTGCACGACCTCGGCGCCCACGGCCCGCTCTGGCACCCCACCTCCTCCGTCCGCACGGTCTACCGCCCCGACGCGAACGCCATGCTCAAGCTCTCCCTCGGGCTGCGCATCACCAACTCCCGCCGGGAGAACCTCCGTAAGGAACTGGCCCGCGGTGTCGAGGTGCACCGGCTGCTGCGCACCGGCCTCGCCAAGCAGTGGCAGACCGTCCACCCCGGCTTCGACATCGTCCGCGACCCGGCCTATCTCGCCGTCGACGGCCCCGACGGCGCACCCGTCCAGGGCCTCGATGTCGTCATCCGCCACAACCCCTTCAGCACCACCGACGACGCGGTCTGCATCGCCGGTCTCACCTCCCCCCGGCCCTGGCCCGGCCGCTCCGGCGTGCGCTCCCGGCTCGAAGAGCTCGTCGGCACACTCGGCGCCCGCACCGGCCGCCCCCTGGGCGCGGTGGCCACCGAGTGGTTCCTGCGCTACCTCGAAGCGGTCGTCCGGCCCGTGCTGTGGCTCGACGGCACGGCCGGGGTCGTGCTGGAGGCCCACCAGCAGAACACCGTGGTGCTGCTGGACCCCGACGGCTGGCCGGTCGGCGGCCGCTACCGCGACAACCAGGGCTACTACTTCCGCACCTCGCGCCGCGCCGAACTGGAACGACGGCTGCCCGGCATCGGCGCGGCCAGTGACAGCTTCGTCGCCGACGACGTCACCGACGAACGCTTCGCCTATTACCTCGGCATCAACAACGTCCTCGGCCTCATCGGGGCCTTCGGCTCCCAGCGCCTGGTCCGTGAGGAGATCCTGCTCGCCGCCTTCCGCCGCTTCCTCGCCGACGCCGCCGCGGCCCCCCGGGCACACCGCTCGCCGCTCCCGGAACAGCTGCTGGCCGCCCGCACCCTGCGCTGCAAGGCCAATCTGGCGACCCGGCTGCACGGCCTGGACGAACTCGTCGGCCCGGTCGAAACCCAGTCCGTCTACGTCACCCTGCCCAACCCGCTCGCCCCGTAG
- a CDS encoding diaminobutyrate--2-oxoglutarate transaminase family protein, protein MALTETVPAAPAHEGILRRQSLRESAARTYARSLPIVPVRARGLTIEGADGRRYLDCLSGAGTLALGHNHPVVLEAIRTVLDSGAPLHVLDLATPVKDAFTTELFATLPGELAEKGRIQFCGPAGTDAVEAAFKLVRTATGRDGLMAFSGAYHGMTSEALAASGGAQHTSVARLPYPYDYRCPFGTGGDRGAELAARWTQNLLDDHKSGVPRPAGMILEPVQGEGGVIPAPDGWLRRMREITAARQIPLIVDEVQTGVGRTGAFWAVDHSGIVPDVIVLSKAIGGSLPLAVIVYRGELDAWQPGAHAGTFRGNQLAMAAGAATLAYVRANGLDRRAGELGARMLARLTALAAAHDCIGDVRGRGLMLGVELVDRDADADATGARPAAPELAAAVRDACLDRGLIVELGGRHSAVVRLLPPLTITDEQADAILDRLADAITAAVRTTPGPMGSSPTTLRGTTP, encoded by the coding sequence GTGGCGTTGACCGAAACCGTGCCGGCCGCGCCGGCCCACGAGGGGATCCTGCGCCGTCAGTCCCTGCGTGAGTCCGCCGCCCGCACCTACGCGCGCTCGCTGCCCATCGTCCCGGTGCGCGCCCGCGGGCTCACCATCGAAGGCGCCGACGGCCGGCGCTATCTCGACTGTCTCTCCGGCGCCGGCACCCTGGCCCTCGGCCACAACCACCCGGTGGTGCTCGAAGCGATCCGCACGGTCCTCGACTCCGGCGCCCCCCTGCACGTCCTCGACCTGGCCACGCCCGTCAAGGACGCCTTCACCACCGAGCTCTTCGCCACGCTGCCCGGAGAGTTGGCCGAAAAGGGGCGCATCCAGTTCTGCGGCCCGGCCGGCACGGACGCCGTCGAAGCCGCCTTCAAACTCGTCCGCACCGCGACCGGGCGGGACGGTCTGATGGCCTTCTCCGGCGCCTACCACGGCATGACCTCGGAGGCCCTCGCTGCTTCCGGGGGAGCGCAGCACACCAGCGTGGCCCGGCTGCCCTATCCGTACGACTACCGCTGCCCCTTCGGGACCGGCGGCGATCGCGGCGCCGAACTCGCCGCGCGCTGGACCCAGAACCTCCTCGACGACCACAAGAGCGGGGTGCCCCGCCCGGCCGGGATGATCCTGGAACCCGTCCAGGGCGAGGGCGGGGTGATCCCGGCACCGGACGGCTGGCTGCGGCGGATGCGGGAGATCACCGCCGCCCGGCAGATCCCGCTGATCGTGGACGAGGTGCAGACCGGCGTCGGCCGCACCGGCGCCTTCTGGGCGGTGGACCACAGCGGCATCGTGCCCGATGTGATCGTGCTGTCGAAGGCGATCGGCGGCAGCCTGCCGCTCGCCGTGATCGTCTACCGCGGGGAACTGGACGCCTGGCAGCCGGGTGCCCACGCCGGCACCTTCCGCGGCAACCAGCTCGCCATGGCCGCCGGTGCCGCCACCCTCGCCTACGTCCGCGCCAACGGTCTCGACCGGCGGGCCGGGGAGCTCGGCGCCCGGATGCTCGCCCGGCTCACCGCCCTCGCCGCCGCCCATGACTGCATCGGCGACGTCCGCGGCCGCGGTCTGATGCTCGGCGTCGAACTCGTCGACCGCGACGCCGACGCCGATGCCACGGGCGCCCGACCCGCCGCCCCCGAACTCGCCGCCGCCGTCCGGGACGCCTGCCTGGACCGCGGCCTGATCGTCGAACTGGGCGGCCGGCACTCCGCCGTCGTCCGGCTGCTGCCACCCCTGACCATTACCGACGAACAGGCGGACGCGATCCTCGACCGCCTCGCCGACGCCATCACGGCGGCGGTCCGCACCACCCCCGGGCCGATGGGCTCGTCCCCCACGACACTGCGAGGCACCACCCCATGA
- a CDS encoding trypsin-like serine peptidase, producing the protein MRSIRRPVLAAAALTAVLALTATGCGPEGDNANAKPSQAAGQEGGGDFKIPQEIQDKLREHGVDLDKWKNGEWKNWDRDKWLREAGEFINPIIKDFWDKDKIDQVKPPQDPSKPEDISEDQGKTDPEPAAVPAQAVKTPYDSTAPGVGLLLFSTPKGESRCSATVVKDPAHPGKSNLVWTAAHCVHAGKSGGWYRNMMFVPNFNKTGGSAGELKNKPFEDRVPAGKWWADDMATSQQWIKAGGAVPGVPMAPYDYALMHVKPEQSTGGKSLEEMAGGAYKVDFNAPAMAKIPSLTAQGYPAEPPFDGAAQQQCTDKPTRLSMDARKPTMYRIGCTMTGGSSGGPWFAKGSDGKPELISNMSMGPRPARWSAGPHLGPEAKTLFDNMSKKWASKQ; encoded by the coding sequence ATGCGATCCATACGTCGGCCAGTCCTGGCCGCCGCCGCTCTCACCGCCGTGCTGGCGCTGACCGCCACCGGCTGCGGGCCGGAGGGGGACAACGCGAACGCCAAGCCCAGCCAGGCCGCCGGCCAGGAGGGCGGGGGTGACTTCAAGATCCCTCAGGAGATCCAGGACAAGCTCAGGGAACACGGCGTCGACCTGGACAAGTGGAAGAACGGCGAGTGGAAGAACTGGGACCGGGACAAGTGGCTCCGCGAGGCCGGGGAGTTCATCAACCCGATCATCAAGGACTTCTGGGACAAGGACAAGATCGACCAGGTCAAGCCGCCCCAGGACCCCAGCAAGCCTGAGGACATCTCGGAGGACCAGGGGAAGACCGACCCCGAGCCCGCCGCCGTCCCGGCTCAGGCCGTCAAGACCCCGTACGACTCCACCGCCCCCGGCGTGGGCCTGCTGCTGTTCAGCACCCCCAAGGGCGAGTCGCGCTGCTCCGCCACCGTCGTGAAGGACCCGGCGCACCCCGGTAAGTCCAACCTCGTGTGGACCGCGGCGCACTGTGTGCACGCCGGCAAGAGCGGCGGCTGGTACCGCAACATGATGTTCGTGCCGAACTTCAACAAGACCGGCGGTTCCGCGGGCGAGTTGAAGAACAAGCCCTTCGAGGACCGGGTCCCGGCGGGCAAGTGGTGGGCGGACGACATGGCGACGTCCCAGCAGTGGATCAAGGCCGGGGGCGCCGTTCCGGGTGTCCCGATGGCTCCGTACGACTACGCGCTGATGCATGTGAAGCCTGAGCAGAGCACCGGCGGCAAGTCGCTGGAGGAGATGGCCGGCGGCGCCTACAAGGTCGACTTCAACGCCCCCGCGATGGCCAAGATCCCGAGCCTGACCGCGCAGGGCTACCCGGCCGAGCCGCCGTTCGACGGTGCGGCGCAGCAGCAGTGCACCGACAAGCCGACCCGGCTGTCGATGGACGCCCGGAAGCCGACCATGTACCGGATCGGCTGCACCATGACCGGTGGTTCCTCCGGTGGCCCCTGGTTCGCCAAGGGCTCGGACGGCAAGCCGGAGCTGATCTCCAACATGTCGATGGGGCCGCGCCCGGCCCGCTGGTCGGCCGGTCCGCACCTGGGCCCCGAGGCCAAGACGCTGTTCGACAACATGAGCAAGAAGTGGGCGAGCAAGCAGTAG
- the hflX gene encoding GTPase HflX: MTSSSSLPQDRQRLPESLRANALMEEDVAWSHEIDGERDGDQYDRSARAALRRVAGLSTELEDVTEVEYRQLRLERVVLVGVWTTGTVQEAENSLAELAALAETAGAMVLDGVIQRRDKPDPATYIGSGKALELRDIVLESGADTVVCDGELSPGQLIHLEDVVKVKVVDRTALILDIFAQHAKSREGKAQVSLAQMQYMLPRLRGWGQSLSRQMGGGGSGSAGGGMATRGPGETKIETDRRRIREKMAKMRREIAEMKTGRDIKRQERRRNKVPSVAIAGYTNAGKSSLLNRLTGAGVLVENALFATLDPTVRRAETPSGRLYTLADTVGFVRHLPHHLVEAFRSTMEEVGDSDLILHVVDGSHPVPEEQLAAVREVIRDVGATDVPEIVVVNKADAADPLVLQRLLRQEKHALAVSARTGQGMEELLTLLDEELPRPQVEIEVLVPYTQGALVSRAHAEGEVISEEHTAEGTVLKARVHAELAAEFQPFVPAA; the protein is encoded by the coding sequence ATGACCTCCTCTTCTTCCCTTCCGCAGGACCGGCAGCGCCTCCCCGAGAGCCTTCGGGCCAACGCCCTGATGGAAGAGGACGTCGCCTGGAGCCACGAGATCGACGGGGAGCGTGACGGCGACCAGTACGACCGCTCGGCACGTGCCGCACTACGCCGCGTAGCGGGCCTTTCCACCGAACTCGAAGACGTCACCGAGGTCGAGTACCGACAGCTCCGTCTGGAGCGGGTGGTGCTCGTCGGTGTCTGGACGACGGGCACTGTCCAGGAGGCGGAGAACTCGCTCGCCGAGCTCGCCGCCCTCGCCGAGACCGCCGGTGCGATGGTGCTCGACGGCGTCATCCAGCGCCGCGACAAGCCCGACCCGGCCACGTATATCGGCTCGGGCAAGGCGCTGGAGCTGCGGGACATCGTGCTCGAATCCGGGGCGGACACCGTGGTGTGTGACGGTGAGCTCTCCCCGGGCCAGCTGATCCACCTTGAGGATGTCGTCAAGGTCAAGGTGGTCGACCGGACCGCCCTGATCCTCGACATCTTCGCCCAGCACGCCAAGTCCCGGGAGGGCAAGGCGCAGGTCTCGCTGGCGCAGATGCAGTACATGCTCCCGCGGCTCCGCGGCTGGGGTCAGTCGCTGTCCCGGCAGATGGGTGGCGGTGGCTCCGGTTCGGCGGGCGGCGGTATGGCCACCCGTGGCCCCGGTGAGACCAAGATCGAGACGGACCGGCGGCGGATCCGCGAGAAGATGGCGAAGATGCGCCGGGAGATCGCGGAGATGAAGACCGGCCGGGACATCAAGCGCCAGGAACGCCGGCGCAACAAGGTCCCCTCGGTCGCCATCGCCGGCTACACCAACGCCGGAAAGTCCTCCCTGCTCAACCGCCTGACCGGCGCCGGTGTCCTGGTGGAGAACGCCCTGTTCGCCACCCTGGACCCGACCGTCCGGCGGGCCGAGACACCCAGCGGGCGGCTCTACACCCTCGCCGACACCGTCGGCTTCGTCCGCCACCTCCCGCATCACCTCGTCGAGGCGTTCCGCTCCACGATGGAGGAGGTCGGCGACTCCGATCTCATCCTGCATGTGGTCGACGGCTCGCACCCGGTGCCGGAGGAGCAGCTGGCCGCGGTCCGCGAGGTGATCCGCGACGTGGGCGCGACGGACGTGCCCGAGATCGTGGTCGTCAACAAGGCCGACGCGGCCGATCCGCTGGTGCTCCAGCGACTGCTGCGCCAGGAGAAGCACGCCCTCGCCGTCTCGGCCCGTACGGGCCAGGGCATGGAAGAGCTGCTGACCCTGCTCGACGAGGAACTTCCCCGGCCGCAGGTCGAGATCGAGGTACTGGTGCCCTACACCCAGGGCGCCCTGGTCTCGCGCGCCCATGCCGAGGGCGAGGTCATCTCCGAGGAGCACACCGCGGAGGGCACGGTCCTCAAGGCGCGGGTGCACGCGGAGCTGGCCGCCGAGTTCCAGCCGTTCGTACCGGCCGCCTGA
- a CDS encoding M1 family metallopeptidase — translation MSLPLRRPSRDPDRPVPAQPRGPSGRGRRTGLRAAVLGLAALAALGVAEPPAVGPQGLGDRLFPTLGNTGYDVTSYDVSLDYSGHNDRPMNATTEITARANDELDHLNLDFAHGAVRSVKIGGLAARYEQHGEDLVLTPAFHISQGQELKIAIEHTSNPGGKRNGGWIRTHDGLAMANQADAAHRVFPCNDHPSDKALFTFHITAPQQLTAVANGLPLRPGTRAGRRTWTYRTDHPMATELAQVSIGKSSVLLRHGPHGLPLRDVVPTADRAALAPWLAKTPGHVAWMERKVGPYPFEAYGVLIANARTGFELETQTLSLFEKALFTTHQLPNWYVESVMVHELAHQWFGDSVSPRRWSDVWLNEAHATWYEALYAQEKGDHRRASLETRMRRAYEQSDGWRAEGGPPAAPKAPDPGEKISIFRPVVYDGSALVLYALRQKIGPAAFDRIEREWVSRHRDGVAGTGDFIQLSSQVAGEDLTAFFQGWLYGERTPPMPGRPQWQPKKGGDKPGANGAAPGHGAKGAAPTPGGPKGNAAQHRKPA, via the coding sequence ATGTCCCTTCCCTTGCGCCGCCCGTCCCGCGACCCCGACCGCCCCGTTCCCGCCCAGCCCCGTGGCCCGAGCGGGCGGGGCCGGCGCACCGGTCTGCGGGCCGCCGTCCTCGGGCTGGCCGCCCTGGCCGCCCTCGGCGTGGCCGAGCCGCCGGCCGTGGGGCCGCAGGGCCTCGGTGACCGTCTCTTCCCCACCCTCGGCAACACCGGCTACGACGTCACGTCCTACGACGTCTCCCTGGACTACTCCGGCCACAACGACCGGCCGATGAACGCCACCACCGAGATCACCGCCCGCGCCAACGACGAGCTCGACCACCTCAACCTCGACTTCGCCCACGGCGCCGTACGCTCCGTGAAGATCGGCGGCCTGGCAGCCCGGTACGAGCAGCACGGCGAGGACCTGGTGCTCACCCCGGCCTTCCACATCTCCCAGGGCCAGGAACTGAAGATCGCCATCGAGCACACCAGCAACCCCGGCGGCAAGAGAAACGGCGGCTGGATCCGCACCCACGACGGGCTGGCGATGGCCAACCAGGCCGACGCCGCGCACCGGGTCTTCCCCTGCAACGACCACCCCTCCGACAAGGCGCTCTTCACCTTCCACATCACCGCTCCCCAGCAGCTGACCGCCGTCGCCAACGGACTGCCGCTGCGCCCCGGCACCCGCGCGGGGCGCCGCACCTGGACCTACCGCACGGACCACCCCATGGCCACCGAGCTGGCGCAGGTCTCCATCGGGAAGTCCAGCGTGCTGCTCCGCCACGGGCCGCACGGCCTGCCGCTCCGCGATGTCGTACCGACCGCGGACCGTGCCGCCCTGGCGCCCTGGCTGGCCAAGACCCCGGGCCACGTGGCCTGGATGGAGCGCAAGGTCGGTCCGTACCCCTTCGAGGCGTACGGGGTGCTGATCGCCAACGCCAGGACCGGCTTCGAGCTGGAGACCCAGACCCTGTCGCTCTTCGAGAAGGCCCTGTTCACCACCCACCAGCTGCCCAACTGGTACGTCGAGTCCGTGATGGTGCACGAGCTGGCCCACCAGTGGTTCGGCGACAGCGTCAGCCCGCGCCGCTGGTCCGACGTCTGGCTCAACGAGGCCCATGCCACCTGGTACGAGGCCCTCTACGCCCAGGAGAAGGGCGACCACCGGCGGGCATCTCTGGAGACCCGGATGCGGCGCGCCTACGAGCAGTCCGACGGCTGGCGCGCCGAGGGCGGGCCGCCCGCCGCCCCCAAGGCCCCCGACCCGGGGGAAAAGATCAGCATCTTCCGCCCGGTCGTCTACGACGGCAGTGCGCTGGTGCTCTACGCCCTGCGGCAGAAGATCGGCCCCGCCGCCTTCGACCGGATCGAACGCGAGTGGGTGTCCCGGCACCGCGACGGTGTCGCCGGCACCGGGGACTTCATCCAGCTGTCCTCCCAGGTCGCCGGTGAGGACCTCACCGCCTTCTTCCAGGGATGGCTCTACGGCGAGCGCACCCCGCCGATGCCGGGACGCCCGCAATGGCAGCCCAAGAAGGGCGGGGACAAGCCCGGCGCCAACGGAGCCGCCCCCGGCCACGGCGCCAAGGGGGCCGCGCCGACCCCCGGGGGACCCAAGGGGAACGCCGCACAGCACCGGAAACCCGCGTGA